In one Myotis daubentonii chromosome 1, mMyoDau2.1, whole genome shotgun sequence genomic region, the following are encoded:
- the CILP gene encoding cartilage intermediate layer protein 1 yields MFPTEPGGKMVGPKAWLLFFFLGLEITSVLGRQMMLTQSVRRVRPGRRTPSNFAKPASPLETPGEWTTWFNVDHPGGQGDFERLDAIHFYYGDRVCARPLRLEARTTDWIPAGSTGQVVHGSPREGFWCLNREQRPGQNCSNYTVRFLCPPGSLRRDTDRIWSSWSPWSKCSAACGHTGVQTRTRTCLAETVSLCSEATEEGRLCMDQACTACDLICHMGQANADCDACMCQDFVLHGAISLPGGAPASGATVYLMTKTLKPLTRTDSSGRFRVPGLCPDGKSTLKITKTKFAPIKLTMPKTSLKSATINAEFMRAEIPYIVKNPETKARRAGQSVALCCKATGKPSPDQYFWYHNNTLLDPSLYKHDGKLLLKSLQRDQAGEYFCKAQSDAGAVKSQVAQLIVIAPDEAPCNPTPESYLIRLPHDCFQNATNSFYYDVGRCPVKTCAGQQENGIRCRDAVEHCCGISKTEEREIQCSGYTLPTKVAKECNCQRCTETRSIVRGRVSAADNGEPMRFGHVYMGSNRVSMTGYKGTFTLHIPQDTERLVLTFVDRLQKFVNTTKVLPFNKKGSAVFHEIKMLRRKEPITLEATETNIIPLGEVDGEDPVAELEIPSKSFYKQNGEPYTGKVKASVTFLDPRNISTATATQSDLNFINDDGDTFPLRTYGMFSVDFRDEATSESLNAGKVKVHLDSTQVKMPEHVSTMKLWSLNPDTGLWEEEGDFKFENQRRNKREERTFLVGNMEIRERRLFNLDVPESRRCFIKVRAYRSERFLPSEQIQGVVVSVINLEPRTGFSSNPRAWGRFDSVITGPNGACLPAFCDDQSPDAYSAYVLASLAGEELEAVASSPKFNPNAIGVPQPYLNKLKYRRTDHEDPRVKKTAFQISMAKPRPNSAEESNGPIYAFENLRACEEAPPSAAHFRFYRIEGDRYDYNTVPFNEDDPMSWTEDYLAWWPKPMEFRACYIKVKIVGPLEVNVRSRNMGGTHRQTVGKLYGIRDVKSTRDRDQPNVSSACLEFKCSGMLYDQDRVDRTLVKIIPQGSCHRASVNSMLHEYLVNHLPLAVNNDTSEYTMLAPLDPLGHNYGIYTVTDQDPRVAKEIALGRCFDGTSDGSSRVMKSNVGVALTFNCIERQVGRQSAFQYLQSIPVQTPVPSTIRGRVPTRRQQRASRGGQRRPGGMASLRFRGVAQQPLNN; encoded by the exons ATGTTCCCCACAGAGCCCGGGGGAAAGATGGTGGGGCCCAAGGCCTGGTTGCTCTTCTTCTTCCTGGGCCTGGAGATCACCTCTGTGCTGG GGAGGCAGATGATGCTCACCCAGTCTGTGAGAAGAGTCCGACCTGGGAGGAGGACCCCCAGCAACTTTGCCAAGCCTGCGAGTCCCCTGGAGA CTCCTGGCGAGTGGACAACATGGTTCAACGTTGACCACCCAGGCGGGCAGGGTGACTTCGAGAGACTGGATGCCATTCACTTCTACTATGGGGACCGTGTGTGTGCTCGGCCCCTGCGGCTGGAGGCTCGGACCACTGACTGGATACCCGCGGGCAGCACTGGCCAGGTGGTCCACGGCAGCCCCCGTGAGGGCTTCTGGTGCCTCAACAGGGAGCAGCGGCCCGGCCAGAACTGCTCCAATTACACCGTGCGCTTCCTCTGCCCACCAG GATCCTTGCGCCGAGACACAGACCGGATCTGGAGCTCATGGTCTCCCTGGAGCAAGTGTTCTGCTGCCTGTGGTCACACTGGGGTCCAGACCCGAACACGCACCTGCTTGGCAGAGACAGTGTCACTGTGCAGCGAGGCCACTGAGGAGGGCCGGCTCTGTATGGACCAGGCCTGTACAG CTTGTGACCTGATCTGCCACATGGGCCAGGCGAATGCTGACTGTGATGCCTGCATGTGCCAGGACTTCGTGCTGCATGGGGCCATCTCCCTccctgggggtgccccagcctcAGGGGCCACTGTCTACCTGATGACCAAGACACTGAAGCCACTGACCCGGACGGACAGTAGTGGGAGATTCCGAGTCCCTGGCTTGTGCCCAGATGGCAAAAGCACCCTGAAGATCACAAAGACCAAGTTTGCTCCCATCAAGCTCACAATGCCCAAGACCAGCCTGAAGTCAGCCACCATCAATGCAGAGTTCATGAGAGCAG AGATTCCATACATTGTGAAGAACCCCGAGACAAAAGCACGGAGAGCTGGGCAGAGCGTGGCCCTGTGCTGTAAGGCCACGGGGAAGCCCAGTCCAGACCAGTATTTCTG GTATCACAACAACACGCTGCTGGACCCCTCCCTCTACAAGCACGACGGCAAGCTGTTACTGAAGAGCCTGCAGCGGGACCAGGCTGGGGAGTACTTCTGCAAGGCCCAGAGCGACGCGGGAGCTGTGAAGTCCCAGGTCGCCCAGCTGATTGTCATAG CCCCTGATGAGGCTCCGTGCAACCCAACCCCTGAGAGCTACCTTATCCGGTTGCCTCATGATTGCTTCCAGAATGCCACCAACTCCTTCTACTATGACGTGGGCCGTTGCCCTGTCAAGACCTGTGCAGGGCAGCAGGAAAATGGGATCAGGTGCCGGGATGCTGTGGAGCACTGCTGTGGCATCTCCAAAACAGAGGAGAGGGAGATCCAGTGCAGTGGGTACACGCTGCCCACCAAGGTGGCCAAGGAGTGTAACTGCCAGCGCTGCACGGAGACCCGGAGTATTGTGCGGGGCCGCGTCAGCGCTGCCGACAATGGGGAACCCATGCGCTTTGGCCACGTGTACATGGGGAGCAACCGTGTGAGCATGACGGGCTACAAGGGCACTTTCACCCTCCACATCCCCCAGGACACGGAGAGGCTGGTGCTCACATTTGTGGACAGGCTGCAGAAGTTCGTCAACACTACCAAGGTGCTGCCCTTCAACAAGAAGGGGAGTGCAGTGTTCCATGAGATCAAGATGCTTCGGCGGAAAGAGCCCATCACCTTGGAGGCCACGGAGACCAACATCATCCCCCTGGGGGAGGTGGATGGTGAAGACCCTGTGGCGGAGTTGGAGATCCCTTCCAAGAGTTTCTACAAGCAGAACGGGGAGCCCTACACAGGAAAAGTAAAGGCCAGTGTGACCTTCCTGGATCCCCGCAATATTTCCACAGCCACGGCCACCCAGAGTGACCTGAACTTCATCAATGATGACGGAGACACCTTCCCCCTTCGAACATATGGCATGTTTTCTGTGGACTTCAGAGATGAGGCCACCTCTGAGTCACTCAATGCTGGCAAGGTGAAGGTTCACCTTGACTCGACCCAGGTCAAGATGCCAGAGCATGTGTCCACGATGAAACTCTGGTCGCTCAACCCAGACACGGGGCTATGGGAAGAGGAAGGTGACTTTAAATTTGAAAACCAAAGGCGGAACAAGAGGGAAGAGAGAACCTTCCTGGTGGGCAACATGGAGATCCGAGAAAGGAGGCTTTTTAACTTGGATGTCCCTGAAAGCAGGAGGTGCTTTATCAAGGTGAGGGCCTACAGGAGTGAGAGGTTCTTGCCCAGTGAGCAGATCCAGGGGGTTGTGGTCTCTGTGATCAACCTGGAGCCCAGGACTGGCTTCTCATCcaaccccagggcctggggccgcTTTGACAGCGTCATCACGGGTCCCAATggggcctgtctgcctgccttctGTGATGACCAGTCCCCTGATGCCTACTCTGCCTACGTCTTGGCAAGCCTGGCTGGGGAAGAACTGGAAGCAGTGGCATCTTCTCCTAAATTCAATCCAAATGCAattggtgtccctcagccctaccTCAACAAGCTCAAGTACCGCCGGACAGACCATGAGGACCCACGGGTTAAGAAGACGGCTTTCCAGATCAGCATGGCCAAGCCAAGGCCCAACTCAGCTGAGGAGAGCAATGGACCCATCTATGCCTTTGAGAATCTCCGGGCATGCGAGGAGGCCCCGCCTAGTGCAGCCCACTTCCGGTTCTACCGGATTGAGGGGGATCGGTATGACTACAATACTGTCCCCTTCAATGAAGACGACCCCATGAGCTGGACTGAAGACTACCTGGCATGGTGGCCCAAGCCGATGGAGTTCAGGGCCTGCTACATCAAGGTGAAGATCGTGGGGCCATTGGAGGTGAATGTGCGATCCCGCAACATGGGGGGCACCCACCGACAGACTGTGGGGAAGCTGTATGGCATCCGGGATGTCAAAAGCACACGGGATAGGGACCAGCCCAATGTCTCATCTGCTTGTTTGGAGTTCAAGTGCAGTGGGATGCTCTACGACCAGGATCGTGTGGACCGCACGTTAGTGAAGATCATTCCCCAAGGCAGCTGCCATCGAGCCAGTGTGAATTCCATGCTGCATGAGTACCTGGTCAACCACCTGCCACTGGCAGTCAACAATGACACCAGTGAGTACACCATGCTGGCGCCCCTGGATCCACTGGGCCACAACTATGGAATCTACACTGTCACGGACCAGGACCCTCGTGTGGCCAAGGAGATCGCTCTTGGCCGGTGCTTCGATGGCACGTCAGATGGCTCCTCCAGAGTCATGAAGAGCAATGTGGGAGTGGCCCTCACCTTTAACTGCATAGAGAGGCAGGTGGGTCGCCAGAGTGCCTTCCAGTACCTCCAAAGTATCCCAGTCCAGACCCCTGTCCCCAGCACTATCAGAGGAAGAGtgcccaccaggaggcagcagcgGGCAAGTAGGGGTGGCCAGCGCCGGCCTGGAGGGATGGCCTCCCTGAGGTTTCGTGGGGTTGCTCAGCAGCCTCTAAACAACTAA